One genomic window of Halolamina sediminis includes the following:
- a CDS encoding CNNM domain-containing protein, translating to MQTFELTARLIAGVGLILANGFFVAIEFALTRARQFSKEEFLGDGENSAALERAWEMTNDLELYLTTCQVGITASSIAVGIVAEPALGALFEPLVGVGVGAIIAFLIINLVHLTHGEQTPTYLGVERSRLVCRYGATPLYWCNRLILPIIKLGDWVAKATLGLFGVEMTGAWLETEEDAIESRADLHKRLGSVLSQGEMSEERREEVLNALTIGDQQVKDVMVPTEEIVTLSTAVDAEENFRRMEEHPHTRYPLIGEEVDDFRGIVYFPMLARYRDSVAEGEIDFTNLSAPPMTMSHDTSVSNAIDQFQVESQELAFVLENGDVVGMVTVTDLLESITGQIEDPIDLLDEE from the coding sequence ATGCAGACGTTCGAACTGACCGCCAGACTGATCGCGGGGGTGGGGTTGATCCTCGCGAACGGCTTTTTCGTCGCGATCGAGTTCGCGCTCACCCGCGCTCGGCAGTTCTCGAAGGAGGAGTTCCTCGGCGACGGGGAGAACAGCGCGGCGCTCGAACGCGCCTGGGAGATGACCAATGACCTCGAACTGTACCTCACCACCTGTCAGGTGGGGATCACCGCCTCCAGCATCGCGGTCGGGATCGTCGCCGAGCCCGCGCTGGGGGCGCTGTTCGAGCCGTTAGTGGGGGTCGGCGTCGGCGCGATCATCGCGTTCCTGATCATCAACCTCGTCCATCTGACCCACGGCGAGCAGACGCCAACCTACCTCGGCGTCGAGCGCTCCCGGCTGGTCTGTCGGTACGGCGCGACGCCGCTGTACTGGTGTAACCGGCTCATCCTTCCGATCATCAAGCTGGGCGACTGGGTCGCGAAGGCCACCCTCGGCCTGTTCGGCGTCGAGATGACCGGCGCGTGGCTGGAGACCGAGGAGGACGCCATCGAGTCCCGTGCCGACCTCCACAAGCGGCTGGGCTCGGTGCTCTCGCAGGGAGAGATGTCCGAGGAACGCCGCGAGGAGGTGTTGAACGCGCTCACTATCGGCGATCAGCAGGTCAAGGACGTGATGGTGCCGACCGAGGAGATCGTGACGCTCTCGACGGCGGTCGACGCCGAGGAGAACTTCCGCCGGATGGAGGAGCACCCCCACACGCGCTACCCGCTGATCGGCGAGGAGGTCGACGACTTCCGGGGGATCGTCTACTTCCCGATGCTCGCTCGCTACCGCGACAGCGTCGCCGAGGGCGAGATCGACTTCACGAACCTCTCGGCGCCGCCGATGACGATGTCCCACGACACCAGCGTCAGCAACGCGATCGACCAGTTCCAGGTCGAGAGCCAGGAGCTCGCGTTCGTGCTGGAGAACGGTGACGTGGTCGGGATGGTGACGGTGACCGACCTGCTCGAGTCGATCACCGGGCAGATCGAGGACCCGATCGACCTGCTGGACGAGGAGTAA
- a CDS encoding nucleoside phosphorylase has product MSDASDEMEYHVELEPGDVADSVLLPGDPERLDKITPLWDDHEEVAHHREYRTATGNYDGAPISVTSTGIGSPSAAIAVEELARVGADTFIRVGSCGAIQPEMDVGDLVITRGAVRQEGTSKEYVREDYPAVADEEVVSALVAAAERLGHDYHVGLTMSADSFYAGQGREGFEGFEAAGSETLVEDLKEANVLNIEMETAAICTLANVYGLRAGAVCSVFANRTTGEFMTEGESVAAETASLAVKLLAKMDEVKEAAGADRWHAGLSLD; this is encoded by the coding sequence ATGTCCGACGCGTCCGACGAGATGGAGTACCACGTCGAACTCGAACCCGGCGATGTCGCCGACAGCGTCCTGCTCCCGGGCGACCCCGAACGGCTGGACAAGATCACGCCGCTGTGGGACGACCACGAGGAGGTCGCCCACCACCGCGAGTACCGCACTGCAACCGGGAACTACGACGGCGCCCCGATCTCGGTCACCTCCACCGGGATCGGCTCGCCGTCGGCGGCGATCGCCGTCGAGGAACTCGCTCGCGTCGGCGCGGACACGTTCATCCGGGTCGGTTCCTGCGGCGCGATCCAGCCCGAAATGGACGTGGGCGATCTGGTGATCACCCGCGGCGCCGTCCGGCAGGAGGGCACGAGCAAGGAGTACGTCCGGGAGGACTACCCCGCAGTCGCCGACGAGGAGGTCGTCTCGGCGCTTGTCGCGGCCGCCGAGCGACTCGGTCACGACTACCACGTCGGTCTCACGATGTCCGCCGACTCCTTCTACGCCGGGCAGGGGCGGGAAGGGTTCGAAGGGTTCGAAGCCGCCGGCAGCGAGACGCTCGTCGAGGACCTGAAGGAGGCGAACGTGCTCAACATCGAGATGGAGACCGCCGCCATCTGCACGCTCGCGAACGTCTACGGCCTGCGGGCGGGTGCGGTCTGCTCGGTGTTCGCGAACCGCACCACGGGGGAGTTCATGACCGAGGGCGAGTCCGTCGCCGCCGAGACCGCCAGCCTCGCCGTGAAGCTGCTCGCGAAGATGGACGAAGTGAAGGAAGCGGCCGGCGCGGACCGCTGGCACGCCGGCCTCAGTCTTGACTGA
- a CDS encoding dual specificity protein phosphatase family protein, with the protein MSDRSTDPDCQFLRPIGFVEDEPVLAVLDYRGLHLGNRHAADPGCHDRRFDAVVSVSADAFPLTTHHHPLTDGEGNDWAAFAAAVDAVRRLSRTADVLVNCKAGVSRSTAVLATAVAAERGGSFRDGLRTVEAARPEAVPHPALVELGAVYLAARG; encoded by the coding sequence ATGAGTGACCGCTCGACCGATCCCGACTGCCAGTTCCTCCGACCGATCGGCTTCGTCGAGGACGAACCGGTTCTCGCAGTGCTGGACTACCGTGGCCTCCACCTCGGCAACCGCCACGCCGCCGACCCCGGCTGCCACGACCGTCGCTTCGACGCCGTCGTCTCCGTCTCGGCCGACGCGTTCCCCCTGACCACCCACCACCATCCGCTGACCGACGGCGAGGGGAACGACTGGGCGGCGTTCGCGGCGGCCGTCGACGCCGTGCGACGACTCTCGCGGACGGCCGACGTGCTCGTCAACTGCAAGGCGGGCGTGAGTCGGAGCACCGCGGTGCTCGCGACGGCGGTCGCCGCCGAGCGGGGTGGGTCGTTCCGGGACGGGCTGAGAACCGTCGAGGCGGCGCGACCGGAGGCGGTGCCACACCCGGCGCTGGTCGAACTGGGGGCCGTCTACCTCGCCGCGAGGGGGTAG
- a CDS encoding tRNA sulfurtransferase, with amino-acid sequence MQQSPDLAVVRYGEAGIKSDKVRGQMLDRLAENVRAVLDDRGIPGAVERTWSRLLVRPAEPETDFSADEAARAAADTFGVVSTRPAISTAPEAEALAEAAVALTDDHPEGATFAVRANRAGTAETHPFTSQEVASEVGAAIGNATGADVDLDDPDRTYRLDVREDEAFVSAVEYDGPGGLPVGTQGTTVALFSGGLDSPVAAWELFKRGLEVVPVYLDLGDYGGPDHLARATETARTVARSAPHVDARLRVVPAGDLVDELVAETGATRMLSLRRAMLRVAEAVADDVGAHSIATGESIGQKSSQTGPNVRVTDAAASLPVHRPLLTRDKPEIVEQARDIGTFVDATTNVGCERVAPDYPETNATLAEVEAAEPDDLLARAEALADERSVVGDH; translated from the coding sequence GTGCAGCAGTCACCCGACCTCGCGGTCGTCCGCTACGGCGAGGCAGGCATCAAGAGCGACAAGGTCCGCGGGCAGATGCTCGACCGCCTCGCCGAGAACGTGCGGGCAGTCCTCGACGACCGCGGGATCCCCGGGGCGGTCGAGCGCACTTGGTCGCGACTCCTGGTCCGGCCGGCCGAGCCCGAAACGGACTTCTCCGCCGACGAGGCCGCTCGCGCGGCTGCCGACACGTTCGGCGTCGTCTCGACACGGCCCGCGATCTCGACCGCCCCCGAGGCCGAGGCGCTGGCCGAGGCGGCGGTCGCACTGACCGACGACCACCCCGAGGGCGCGACGTTCGCGGTCCGGGCGAACCGCGCCGGGACGGCCGAGACCCACCCGTTCACGAGTCAGGAGGTCGCGTCGGAAGTCGGCGCGGCGATCGGCAACGCGACCGGCGCCGACGTGGATCTCGACGATCCCGACCGCACCTATCGCCTCGACGTCCGGGAGGACGAAGCGTTCGTCTCCGCCGTCGAGTACGACGGGCCGGGGGGGCTCCCCGTCGGGACGCAGGGGACGACGGTCGCGCTGTTCTCCGGCGGGCTCGACTCCCCCGTCGCGGCGTGGGAGCTGTTCAAACGCGGACTGGAGGTCGTCCCCGTCTACCTCGATCTCGGCGACTACGGCGGCCCGGACCACCTCGCTCGCGCGACCGAGACTGCCCGGACGGTCGCCCGCTCGGCGCCGCACGTCGACGCTCGGCTGCGCGTCGTGCCCGCGGGCGACCTCGTCGACGAGCTGGTCGCCGAGACGGGAGCGACGCGGATGCTCTCACTCCGACGCGCGATGCTCCGGGTCGCGGAGGCGGTCGCCGACGACGTCGGCGCCCACTCGATCGCGACCGGAGAGTCGATCGGGCAGAAGTCCTCCCAGACCGGCCCGAACGTTCGCGTCACCGACGCCGCCGCGAGCCTGCCAGTCCACCGCCCCCTACTCACGCGGGACAAGCCCGAGATCGTCGAGCAGGCCCGCGACATCGGCACGTTCGTCGACGCGACGACGAACGTCGGCTGCGAGCGCGTCGCCCCCGACTACCCGGAGACTAACGCGACACTTGCCGAGGTCGAGGCCGCCGAGCCCGACGACCTGCTCGCCCGCGCGGAAGCGCTGGCCGACGAACGCTCCGTCGTCGGCGACCACTGA
- a CDS encoding class I SAM-dependent methyltransferase, which translates to MSDLRQSNRQLWDEWSDDFQAIWRSDTDDGELPPAPSPFAADAPGGPQPGVLESVEGKAYVELGCGGGQGTVGTAELGAEPAVGVDFSGEQLRYARALRDEYAVDAQFVQGDVTDLPLPDDRFDVASSEAAFQMVENVDRAFAEAHRVLREGGVFVFSVLHPLHEALDAESGTLEHSYVDDGPREIEIDESFEETLTVFDRTVADLHNGLVDAGFEVPRLLEHHNHEVEHTEPEESDLPDVLWKVPQSVRFWAVAR; encoded by the coding sequence ATGAGCGACCTCCGTCAGTCGAACCGACAGCTCTGGGACGAGTGGAGCGACGACTTCCAGGCGATCTGGCGCTCTGATACCGACGACGGTGAGCTTCCACCCGCACCCTCACCGTTCGCCGCGGACGCCCCCGGCGGCCCGCAGCCGGGGGTTCTGGAGAGCGTCGAGGGGAAGGCGTACGTCGAACTCGGCTGTGGCGGCGGGCAGGGCACCGTCGGCACCGCGGAGCTCGGCGCCGAGCCCGCCGTCGGCGTCGACTTCTCGGGTGAGCAGCTTCGGTACGCCCGGGCGCTCCGCGACGAGTACGCTGTCGACGCGCAGTTCGTGCAGGGCGACGTGACCGACCTCCCGCTGCCGGACGACCGCTTCGACGTGGCCTCCTCGGAGGCGGCGTTCCAGATGGTCGAGAACGTCGACCGCGCGTTCGCGGAGGCCCACCGCGTCCTCCGTGAGGGGGGCGTGTTCGTGTTCAGCGTGCTGCACCCGCTGCACGAAGCGCTCGATGCGGAGTCCGGCACGCTCGAACACAGCTACGTCGACGACGGGCCCCGGGAAATCGAGATCGACGAGTCGTTCGAGGAGACGCTGACGGTGTTCGACCGCACGGTCGCAGACCTGCACAACGGTCTCGTCGACGCCGGCTTCGAGGTCCCGCGGCTGCTCGAACACCACAACCACGAGGTCGAGCACACAGAGCCCGAGGAGAGCGATCTGCCCGACGTGCTTTGGAAAGTTCCCCAGAGCGTGCGGTTCTGGGCGGTCGCACGGTGA
- the cyaB gene encoding class IV adenylate cyclase yields the protein MYEVELKVAADHDPVRSALADAGAEPVDHVRQVDTYYDAPHREFAETDEALRLREETDLAADVTTTKLTYKGPLVEADSKTREEHETAVANGDAAAGILDGLGFEPAATVEKERERFEFEGYTVTLDTVDGLGSFVEVEREASESDIETVRERAQERLRALGLDPDGQIRTSYLGLLLDADAPQ from the coding sequence ATGTACGAGGTCGAACTCAAAGTCGCAGCCGACCACGATCCCGTCCGGTCGGCGCTCGCCGACGCCGGCGCCGAGCCCGTCGATCACGTCCGGCAGGTAGACACGTACTACGACGCTCCCCACCGCGAGTTCGCCGAGACAGACGAGGCGCTCCGGCTCCGCGAGGAGACCGACCTCGCTGCCGACGTGACGACGACGAAGCTGACCTACAAGGGCCCGCTCGTCGAGGCCGACTCGAAGACTCGCGAGGAGCACGAGACCGCCGTCGCCAACGGCGACGCCGCCGCGGGAATCCTCGACGGGCTCGGGTTCGAGCCGGCCGCGACCGTCGAGAAGGAGCGCGAACGGTTCGAGTTCGAGGGGTACACCGTCACCCTCGATACGGTCGACGGGCTCGGCTCGTTCGTCGAGGTCGAACGCGAGGCGTCCGAATCCGACATCGAGACGGTGCGGGAGCGGGCACAGGAGCGACTCCGAGCGCTTGGGCTCGACCCCGACGGCCAGATCCGTACGTCCTACCTCGGTCTGCTGCTCGACGCTGATGCCCCACAGTAA
- the hisC gene encoding histidinol-phosphate transaminase gives MQPRDLSAHVEYVPGRGVEEVARDLGLDPDELVKLSSNENPHGASPAAVDAVRDAAHEISVYPKAAHTDLTADLADHWNVDTEQVWVSPGADGAIDYLSRAMLDPADPVLVPDPGFSYYGMSARYHHGDVETYELSKGDAFEMTADTVLDAYDGERMVFVTSPHNPTGATMAREEIEALLRRVDDDSLVVIDEAYGEFAEEPPAAELLDEYENLAVLRTFSKAYGLAGLRIGYALVPSAWGDAYAKVSTPFAASEMALRAAIAALDDDAHVETSVESAEWARAHIHDQLDAPTFDSEANFVLCEVGDGSAVAEAAQREGVIVRDCSSFGLPGCIRISCGTEAETRRAVETLNEVLAELEATA, from the coding sequence ATGCAACCACGCGACCTCTCCGCCCACGTCGAGTACGTCCCCGGCCGGGGGGTCGAGGAGGTCGCCCGCGACCTCGGCCTCGATCCCGACGAGCTCGTCAAACTCTCCTCGAACGAGAACCCACACGGCGCCAGCCCCGCGGCCGTCGACGCCGTCCGGGACGCCGCCCACGAGATCTCCGTCTACCCCAAGGCGGCCCACACCGACCTCACGGCCGACCTCGCCGACCACTGGAACGTCGACACCGAGCAGGTCTGGGTCAGCCCGGGCGCCGACGGCGCGATCGACTATCTCTCCCGGGCGATGCTCGACCCCGCGGACCCCGTGCTCGTCCCCGACCCCGGCTTCTCCTACTACGGGATGAGCGCGCGCTACCACCACGGTGACGTCGAGACCTACGAACTCTCGAAGGGCGACGCGTTCGAGATGACCGCCGACACCGTGCTGGACGCGTACGACGGCGAGCGAATGGTGTTCGTCACGTCGCCGCACAACCCCACGGGGGCGACGATGGCCCGCGAGGAGATCGAGGCACTCCTCCGCAGGGTCGACGACGACTCGCTGGTCGTGATCGACGAGGCCTACGGCGAGTTCGCCGAGGAGCCCCCCGCCGCTGAGCTTCTCGACGAGTACGAGAACCTCGCAGTCCTGCGGACGTTCTCGAAGGCGTACGGGCTCGCCGGCCTCCGGATCGGCTACGCGCTCGTCCCCTCTGCGTGGGGCGACGCCTACGCGAAGGTCTCGACGCCGTTCGCCGCCAGCGAGATGGCGCTGCGGGCCGCCATCGCTGCACTCGACGACGACGCACACGTCGAGACGTCCGTCGAGAGCGCCGAGTGGGCGCGGGCGCACATCCACGACCAACTCGACGCCCCGACGTTCGACAGCGAGGCCAACTTCGTACTGTGTGAAGTCGGCGACGGCAGCGCCGTCGCCGAGGCCGCCCAGCGCGAGGGCGTGATCGTCCGGGACTGCAGCTCCTTCGGCCTCCCGGGCTGTATCCGGATCTCCTGTGGGACCGAGGCCGAGACGCGCCGGGCCGTCGAGACGCTGAACGAGGTGCTCGCCGAGTTGGAGGCCACGGCATGA
- a CDS encoding FKBP-type peptidyl-prolyl cis-trans isomerase, whose amino-acid sequence MSENEADAENEAEAAETESGIQDGDFVRIDYNVRTVSDDRVVDTTRKDVAEEAGIDDDEYDFSPRIIVVGEGHVFPGVDDALLDGEVGDEGTVEIDAEDGFGEYDEEEVRTVSANKLDEENRRPGAQVQIDGEQGYVETVIGGRARVDFNHPLAGEDLEYEYEIVDVVDDDEEKAAGLLGMYLQMEPELRIETETVEEEITSEDEDGEATTEEVEQRSLYIEATQQMQMNQQWMFQKSQVAQELMDRLDLDRVVVEEVFDGSGGGMMGGMGGMMGGMGGAEQIEEEIEDIEEDLEDADVDAEEIVDELEDE is encoded by the coding sequence ATGAGCGAAAACGAGGCCGACGCCGAGAACGAGGCCGAGGCAGCCGAGACCGAGTCGGGAATCCAGGACGGTGACTTCGTCCGTATCGACTACAACGTCCGCACCGTCAGCGACGACCGCGTCGTCGACACGACCCGCAAGGACGTCGCCGAGGAGGCCGGCATCGACGACGACGAGTACGACTTCTCGCCGCGCATCATCGTCGTCGGCGAGGGCCACGTGTTCCCGGGCGTCGACGACGCGCTGCTCGACGGCGAGGTCGGCGACGAGGGCACCGTCGAGATCGACGCCGAGGACGGCTTCGGCGAGTACGACGAGGAAGAGGTTCGCACCGTCAGCGCCAACAAGCTGGACGAGGAGAACCGCCGCCCCGGCGCGCAGGTCCAGATCGACGGCGAGCAGGGCTACGTCGAGACCGTAATCGGCGGGCGTGCCCGCGTCGACTTCAACCACCCGCTGGCCGGGGAGGATCTCGAGTACGAGTACGAGATCGTCGACGTCGTCGACGACGACGAGGAGAAGGCGGCCGGCCTGCTGGGGATGTACCTCCAGATGGAGCCGGAGCTGCGCATCGAGACCGAGACGGTCGAGGAGGAGATCACCAGCGAGGACGAGGACGGCGAGGCGACGACCGAGGAGGTCGAGCAGCGCTCCCTCTACATCGAGGCCACTCAGCAGATGCAGATGAACCAGCAGTGGATGTTCCAGAAGAGCCAGGTCGCCCAGGAGCTGATGGACCGCCTCGACCTCGACCGCGTGGTCGTCGAGGAGGTCTTCGACGGCAGCGGCGGCGGCATGATGGGCGGCATGGGCGGTATGATGGGCGGCATGGGCGGTGCCGAGCAGATCGAAGAGGAGATCGAGGACATCGAGGAGGACCTCGAGGACGCCGACGTCGACGCCGAGGAGATCGTCGACGAGCTCGAAGACGAGTAA
- the hflX gene encoding GTPase HflX encodes MQHSPPAETDAQRANISDADGDPDRTAIVVARDADEQPDTTEVERLAAAARYEVVDALTQRRAEDGQYNLGRGKAEALARRVVETDADAALFDVELTPGQYSSLTALLPDGTGVVDRHRLVLEIFEAGAGDEAARLQVERARLRYELPRIRETEERTHMQRAAETGSRVVDTERRIRTVENKLDDLTDRASERRAERRDQGFDLVAIAGYTNAGKSTLLHRLADDLSIDGMAPGHADLDGEAEVADRLFKTLDTTTRRAAIDGRRVLLTDTVGLVDGIPHDLVASFSATLDAIADSDLALLVADASDPLPKLREKLRVSLRELDAPRGELLVVLNKVDLVDGDALDERREAVESVAGDRAAAVLTVSALAGDGADRLRDTVAAALPSETVQFDLPNTGETQSFLAWAHEHGCADAEYEGDRVRVRFAGRPAVVDRARSRAASIRVD; translated from the coding sequence TTGCAACACTCACCACCAGCCGAGACGGATGCACAGCGAGCAAACATCAGTGACGCCGATGGCGACCCCGACCGAACCGCGATCGTCGTCGCCCGCGACGCCGACGAGCAGCCCGACACGACCGAGGTCGAACGCCTCGCCGCCGCAGCGAGGTACGAGGTCGTCGACGCGCTCACCCAGCGCCGCGCCGAGGACGGCCAGTACAACCTCGGCCGCGGGAAGGCCGAGGCACTCGCCCGTCGCGTGGTCGAGACCGACGCCGACGCCGCCCTGTTCGACGTGGAGCTCACGCCCGGGCAGTACAGTTCCCTGACGGCGCTCCTGCCCGACGGCACCGGCGTCGTCGACCGTCACCGGCTCGTGCTCGAGATCTTCGAGGCCGGCGCCGGCGACGAGGCTGCCCGCCTCCAAGTCGAACGGGCGAGGCTGCGCTACGAGCTCCCTCGGATCAGGGAGACCGAGGAGCGAACCCACATGCAGCGCGCCGCGGAGACCGGCTCCCGCGTGGTCGACACCGAGCGGCGGATTCGGACCGTCGAGAACAAGCTCGACGATCTGACCGACCGCGCAAGCGAGCGCCGGGCCGAGCGCCGCGACCAGGGATTCGACCTCGTCGCGATCGCTGGCTACACCAACGCGGGCAAGTCGACGCTGCTGCACCGGCTAGCGGACGACCTCTCTATCGACGGGATGGCGCCGGGGCATGCCGACCTCGACGGCGAAGCCGAAGTCGCGGATCGACTGTTCAAGACCCTCGACACCACCACCCGCCGCGCGGCGATCGACGGCCGGCGCGTCCTGCTGACCGACACCGTCGGGCTCGTCGATGGGATCCCGCACGACCTCGTGGCGTCATTCAGCGCGACGCTCGACGCCATCGCCGATAGCGATCTCGCGTTGCTGGTCGCCGACGCGAGCGATCCCCTGCCGAAGCTGCGCGAGAAGCTCCGAGTCTCGCTCCGGGAGCTCGACGCACCCCGCGGCGAGCTCCTGGTCGTGCTCAACAAGGTCGATCTCGTCGACGGTGACGCACTCGACGAACGCCGAGAGGCAGTGGAGTCGGTGGCCGGCGATCGGGCCGCCGCAGTGCTCACGGTCAGCGCGCTGGCGGGCGATGGCGCAGACCGCCTGCGCGATACCGTCGCGGCGGCACTCCCGAGTGAAACGGTCCAGTTCGACCTGCCCAACACCGGGGAGACGCAGTCGTTCCTCGCGTGGGCGCACGAGCACGGGTGTGCCGACGCCGAGTACGAGGGCGACCGTGTTCGCGTTCGGTTCGCCGGCCGGCCGGCGGTCGTCGACCGGGCGCGCTCGCGGGCGGCCTCGATCCGGGTGGACTGA
- a CDS encoding CDP-alcohol phosphatidyltransferase family protein, producing MTLDQYRDIADRLLVPFVDAAEALGLTPDGVSVVAFVFASAAGGAFALAGGQGPLWLYLAASFFVFANGWLDLVDGALARSLGTDSKGGDLLDHVLDRYADVLIIAGLAAGADAYALGLLAVTGVLLTSYLGTQIQAVGLGRQYGGLLGRADRLALVGIVGVVAFVLPGEIVAGFGAVELLLVLFAAVGHLTALQRFWGAWSDLR from the coding sequence GTGACGCTCGATCAGTACCGCGATATTGCGGACCGGCTGCTCGTCCCGTTCGTCGACGCCGCGGAGGCGTTGGGGCTCACGCCCGACGGCGTGAGCGTGGTCGCGTTCGTGTTCGCCAGTGCCGCCGGTGGCGCGTTCGCGCTCGCGGGCGGGCAGGGGCCGCTCTGGCTCTATCTCGCGGCCAGCTTCTTCGTGTTCGCGAACGGCTGGCTCGATCTCGTCGACGGCGCGCTCGCCCGCAGCCTCGGCACCGACTCGAAGGGCGGCGACCTGCTCGACCACGTGCTCGATCGCTACGCCGACGTGCTGATTATCGCCGGGCTCGCGGCGGGCGCGGACGCCTACGCGCTGGGCCTGCTCGCGGTGACGGGCGTGCTGCTCACCTCCTACCTCGGCACGCAGATCCAGGCGGTCGGGCTCGGCCGGCAGTACGGTGGCCTACTCGGCCGGGCGGATCGGCTCGCGCTCGTGGGGATCGTCGGCGTCGTCGCGTTCGTGCTCCCCGGCGAGATCGTCGCCGGCTTCGGCGCGGTCGAACTGCTGCTCGTCCTGTTCGCGGCCGTCGGCCACCTAACTGCACTCCAGCGGTTCTGGGGCGCGTGGTCGGACCTCCGCTGA
- a CDS encoding adenylate kinase family protein, whose translation MTRSDDRVALTGTPGTGKTTVAEAVGDRRGIDVYHLNDLIREEGLHEGEDEQRGSLVADLDAIREYLGDWSGLLDSHLAHHFEADAAIVLRCHPDELEERLAERDEPDAKIAENAESEALDIVLSEAVRTYGEENVYEIDTTDRPVEAVVDDVIAVLRGERQPSAGTVDFTGAL comes from the coding sequence ATGACCAGGAGTGACGACCGCGTCGCGCTCACGGGCACGCCCGGGACGGGTAAGACGACCGTCGCCGAGGCAGTCGGCGACCGCCGCGGCATCGACGTCTACCACCTCAACGACCTGATCCGCGAGGAGGGGCTCCACGAGGGTGAGGACGAGCAGCGCGGCTCGCTCGTGGCCGACCTCGACGCGATCCGGGAGTACCTCGGCGACTGGTCGGGACTGCTCGACTCTCACCTCGCTCACCACTTCGAGGCCGACGCCGCGATCGTGCTGCGCTGTCACCCCGACGAACTGGAGGAACGGCTCGCCGAGCGTGACGAACCGGACGCGAAGATCGCCGAGAACGCCGAGAGCGAGGCACTGGACATCGTACTCAGCGAGGCGGTCCGAACCTACGGCGAGGAGAACGTCTACGAGATCGACACCACCGACCGGCCGGTCGAGGCCGTCGTCGACGACGTGATCGCCGTCCTGCGCGGCGAGCGCCAGCCGTCGGCCGGCACGGTCGACTTCACGGGGGCGCTGTGA
- a CDS encoding methionine adenosyltransferase: MTRNVQVSELDRRAVEDQQVEIVERKGIGHPDSICDGIAESVSRALSQLYLDRVGKVLHYNTDETQLAAGRASPAYGGGEVIEPIYILIVGRATKSYERDGETIELPVDSTALAAAREYLQEQIPELEYGTDVIVDIQLGEGSGDLQDVFGEEEVQVPMANDTSYGVGHAPLTETETIVHEIERGINTEYAADHPEVGPDVKVMGKREGDTIDVTVAVAMVDTYVESLEAYKAAVEEVQAYAESVAREHTDREISVEVNTADDYDAGSVYLTVTGTSAEQGDDGSVGRGNRANGLITPNRPMSMEATSGKNPVNHIGKIYNLLSTATAEDVVAEVDGIRDLQLRLLSQIGRPIDEPHVADAQVVTADGVDVADIEGEVSDIVDDNLANVTEITREAIEGDISTF, from the coding sequence ATGACGCGGAACGTTCAGGTTTCCGAACTCGACCGGCGGGCGGTCGAGGACCAGCAAGTCGAGATCGTCGAGCGAAAGGGGATCGGCCACCCCGACTCTATCTGCGACGGCATCGCCGAGAGCGTCTCCCGAGCGCTCTCACAGCTCTACCTCGATCGCGTGGGGAAGGTGCTCCACTACAACACCGACGAGACACAGCTCGCTGCGGGCCGTGCCTCGCCGGCCTACGGCGGCGGCGAAGTGATCGAGCCGATCTACATCCTGATCGTCGGCCGCGCGACCAAGAGCTACGAGCGCGACGGCGAGACGATCGAGCTGCCGGTCGACTCGACGGCGCTCGCGGCCGCCCGTGAGTACCTCCAAGAACAGATCCCCGAACTGGAGTACGGGACCGACGTAATCGTCGACATCCAGCTCGGTGAGGGCAGCGGCGACCTGCAGGACGTGTTCGGCGAGGAGGAGGTCCAGGTACCGATGGCCAACGACACCTCCTACGGCGTCGGCCACGCCCCCCTGACCGAGACGGAGACGATCGTCCACGAGATCGAGCGCGGGATCAACACCGAGTACGCCGCCGACCACCCCGAGGTCGGCCCGGACGTGAAGGTGATGGGCAAGCGCGAGGGCGACACGATCGACGTGACCGTCGCCGTCGCGATGGTCGACACGTACGTCGAGAGTCTGGAGGCGTACAAGGCCGCGGTAGAGGAGGTACAGGCGTACGCCGAGAGCGTCGCCCGGGAGCACACCGACCGCGAGATCAGCGTCGAGGTCAACACCGCCGACGACTACGACGCCGGCTCGGTGTACCTCACCGTCACCGGCACCTCCGCCGAGCAGGGCGACGACGGCTCTGTCGGTCGCGGGAACCGCGCCAACGGGCTCATCACGCCGAACCGACCGATGAGCATGGAGGCCACCTCGGGGAAGAACCCCGTCAACCACATCGGGAAGATCTACAACCTCCTCTCGACGGCCACCGCCGAGGACGTCGTCGCGGAAGTCGACGGCATCCGCGACCTCCAACTGCGCCTGCTCTCCCAGATCGGCCGGCCGATCGACGAGCCCCACGTCGCCGACGCGCAGGTCGTCACCGCCGACGGCGTCGACGTGGCCGACATCGAGGGCGAGGTGAGCGACATCGTCGACGACAACCTCGCGAACGTCACCGAGATCACCCGCGAGGCGATCGAGGGCGACATCTCGACGTTCTGA